A region of the Echeneis naucrates chromosome 22, fEcheNa1.1, whole genome shotgun sequence genome:
ACACATAGGAGAGCTTTGACAGGGCAGCCTCTGGAGTCATGTCGCCTCCAGTTATTAGCCCTGCATCCATCAACACCTGAGAGGTCATGGGAATGGGTGAGTCTATAGTGATGGACCTTTTGATGGACCATTTAATAGACCTGTCTCCACTTTTGATACTGCAAATaactcacaaacatacaacGGTCACGTTCGAccaaaaaaaattgaaatgaaccACCTTGCCAGTGGCGTAAGATGTAGACACAGTCCCCCTTAGACACTGGGTGcagttgatgatgatgacgcCAGAGTCAGTAGCCTTCCTCAACTCCTCCAACAGGTCAGGGCGGTTATCGGGGGCATTTCCGCTGCCATAGCTCTCAAGCACAACACCCTCCATGGGCGGCTGCAGGAAAGCCCTCACCTGAACAAATACGACCACAGTTTCACATAATAAAACGCCCACAATTAATGGCTAACTCAACTGGCTGCTCAACTGTGCAGAAACAAATTGAGGAATTAGTATTCCATGTTATTTTTCCTGCAGCCCCTTTCATTTCACTCCAATGCATGGAACCATTCACTCTCCTAAAAACCCATCTGGTGCCATATACGCAACCAGTATCTCAGTCACTGGTTGGCTGGCAGAGGAAGGCACTATACCACATCATTAGCCATGGTGTCTGACTGGAATGGCAGATGACTGAAATGGCAGGGAGGAGAGCAATTAATCTGAAGGTGTTAGTAGGCATAAAGTCACTTGGCAAGACCATGGTAGTTACCATAAAACGTGAGGGGAAGGTGACATTAAAAGTGCCAAGTTCAGTCAGTATTTTTTGATGCGATAAGCAGTTTGACAAGAAATGTTTGACGCAGATTACCAATGAAGCTCTCATGCAGCAAAGACAGTCGGCACACGAGAGTCTAGTGCCCAATCAAAACATGTGCCTCATAAATGCAGTTAAAGTCTGTAAGGAAGTCTTGATGGCCGGGCTGGGCAGTGGGAGCAGATTGAGACAGTAAAGTCACTCTCCCAGCAGCCTCTGCTGGGGGAGGTGCAGCTAAACGTTACAGTATCTGTGACAGTCCTCCCTCTTTACTGGGTGATTGGTCATGCCCAATAACTCCCTCATCTTTCTCTGGGCTTGGATGGCAGTTTACATGGCTTGGAAAGTAATGGAAGATGGTTAATagcacaaataaattaaagttaaacTATATTTTATAGCAGTTTTGTGCAGTCTGTTGTCTttgaaaaacatatatataattaCTCTTaaacactcatgcagaggaAATCTACCTCATTATCACATTTGTGGCTAAAATATTCGCACAATGATAAGTTTTACTTTAAAACTTGGTCGTCTGCCTCAGTCTATTGTGGTGCTGATTtgaatcaatcaaaaaaaaaaaaaaagagataaatgacAAATTATACTGTATTGagcattttgtttaaattgaCTTTGTTTGTGCAGATTCCTTGGTGCCAGTTACCTACTAATTTGTAACCTCTGGACATGTGAGGACTACAATGATACAGTCATAATACAAATATGTGTGCCTCAGCTCACAGGCTTTTCAAAAGGATTTCAAAGAGCAACTTACAGTAGCAGCAGTTATTCCTGGGAACAGCCTGAGCAGGCCTACGTTCCGGTTCAGCTCTGTGCTAACTTGAAATTTTGCTGTGGTGTTTGCTCTCCAAACCGTGTCCCAGTTGACTATGGAGAAGGTTGGAAAAAATTGGttactttctttgtttatttgggacacaaacacacgcttGCCAAACAACTGGCTTACTTGCAATATCCACTTCAGCAGTAGCAAGAGGAGCCAAGTTAGGCGAGGAGAATGCATTGAAACTCCCAGCATCCACCTTGGTCACACGATTTCCTCTGTAGAGTTTGTTGTAGAAATAGAGACACACCTGAACAGAGAAATATACATTTACCTTAAGGCATCTCAACAAATAACATGGAAGCTTGTCCGCATAAATCCCAGGACCTGTCTCTAAAGCATATATCAGTTTATCATTAGCGCTCTTCCTCATTACAGTAAAAACCCCTTACATAGAAAAGAGTGTACTTCAGTAGTGCATAGTGAGATTAGACATACTGCAGATAAAACTTATCAGTGTTCTTCCTGTCCTGATAATTGTTTTGTAGTATTGCGAAAGACATCTTACTAACGATAGAAAGTATTCTCATCAGATAAGTTGTATATGAGAGCTTCTGTTGCCGTTTGCATGCCTCAAGTGTTCACACTTGTCTTTGTATATTGGGTTGTATTTTCTAAACTGGCTTACAAATATATAACTTTGTAATAAAGCATTTAAACTTTtcctttattatttatgttaGGATTCAGCCACAAGTCATTCATCAACATGAAACGCAAATTTGTGGCCATATTAAGGGGAAGGTCTTAAAAATAATGCTACTACAAATAATTTGATTTTTGCTGTTGCCCATTCCCAAATGTATCAATTCTTAATTTTTGACGGATAATTTAGATTCATTCAGCCGATAACTTAATGCCGCATGCATAAGCATTTAAGTGACATCTCTCTATTTCCTCACCTCAGGAATGACATACTGACCAGCGATCATCAGCGCCCCCAGCAGGTTACCTCTGCCATCATTCCTCATTTCATAAATGGGCACCTACGGACAGAAAGCGTCTGATCTTTAGAGGAAAGCATAAGCTTAAAATACTGCTTATTAGTCTCCACAGCTTTTACCTGTGCGCCTGTGAGAATGACTGGTTTTCCCAAGTGTTCACACATGAAGGACAGGGCAGAGGCTGTATAGGCCATAGTGTCTGTGCCATGAAGGATCACAAAACCATCGTAGTTCTCATAGTTTTTCTGGagtcagaaacaacaaaaaatgtaaatgtttattttgaaatcaattCAGTCAAACGTCTTTCAATGAAATAAATCGAGCACCAATACCTCGATGTCCTTTCCAATTCTGCCCCAGTCATCTGTGGTCATATTGGATGAATCCAGCAAAGGGTTGTACTCTAAGATAGTGTAGACTatcctcttcctgtctttacTCACCCTGGAAGAAAGAGAagtttatacatttatattttcaatagTCTACAAATGTTCAGTCATCAATTTATAAAAATTACACATGGAGAGAACAATCAGTCCATAAGAAATCAGTAATTTTAGTCATTAGTTTCGTTCAACAACACATAAAGGACACATGGTTAAATGAGTGATCATTAgctctgctgtgaaaaatggtTATGTGTATTCATGGTGCTCATTTAACAATGTTGGCTCAGGTTAGGCTTAAATTTGAGTGAGTTTAAAGAAAGATAGGGAAATGCTAAAAACTGAGCGGATTTTATGAAGCGACACAAAATCTATTTAGCCAAGCCGTCTGTCTCAGCAGCAGGGTGCCAAAACCTGtttcagacacagagagacaaacttGGAAGTGTATAAGGGAGGGGCATGGTAAGCATACTGTTAGCAAGAGAAGCACTTTGAATGTAGgcacttttattttccacaacaAAGTGTGAATGTTTTGCTTTATATTTGTGTACTGAAAGTTAAGTCAAGTAGTCAAAGCTGAGGGATATGAGGCTGCTTATGTGAAACAAGTTTATTATTTGGCAAGTCACTTCAAGTTGGttgaaacttgtttttctcttcctttttagTCACAAGGGAGGGAGCCCTCCTATTTCTGTCACCTCTACGTGCCATTTCACCAGCACAGCCCCTTTATTGTCACTCTGTAAAAAGCTGCATGACTACGTGAAGAGCCAtggaaagattttattttaatctcctttttaaagaaacaagGTGGGACGTCCCCCACATTACCGTAGGGCAGCCTCATAACATGGAGATTTGTGCTGAATGGAACAGCAGGGGGAAGTGCAGGCGAGCCCCAGTCCCCCCAAATGGGGGTTCAACAGACACTCTTCTAATTAGCCTTAAGTCCGCACACGACCCCAGAACATATGTTGCTGATAATCTCAAAGCCAAAGTGccacaaaaaaatattattcaaatCACCATTTATCTACCCTAAGGTGTAGGAAGACTAAATATTTGCATACCCATGCTAAGAATCCTCATAGCTTAATGAATATACAAGTGTATacgtgtgtgagtgagtgtttgggagagggagggagggagagggagatgggGGGCTTAAGATGTTGAAAAAGACGAGTGGAGGCAGGGTGCAAATGGCCTAGTGGTGCTGCCTCTTAATATCACATGAATAAAGCttttcaataaatcaataaactaATTCCCTCAGGAATAACAGTTCAACGTAGGCAAGGCAACTGCATGCTATCAACAGTATGCCCAATAGACTTGCATATGAGACTTTCAGTTAACACTGTATAAACTCAAGGAAGAGCTAATATTGATTCATGCACacatattcatataaaaatatgaatattagaTTTGCAAAGATTAAACATTAGACAGcataaaatgttgatgtttaaaacatatttaccaagcaccaaaacaaaagtGAGCTGAAGATGTGGACGGGTGTGAGGTTGAGGGTAGTCGAACTAAACAGGCCTCAgaatgtatttttgaaaaccTAACAAAGAGATTATAAACTTCTCACGTGACTTCAACTTATAGAAAATTAAAAACCTGCCAGTCAGCTCACGTCTGCTGCATGACTTCCTTATCTTTACCATACATCCCACTCCACCCTGCTGCTCCACTgcctgtcacagcagcagctaaaatgGGGTATGGAAATTTGTGAGCAGGCATACGGTCGATGCAACCCCACTATCACTAATGACGACCCTACAGAGTGTTGATCAGCTGGGGGCCAGAGCACATGGGGCTCTAATTTCACTGCTCCAAAGCACATGCACCAGACAACTACAAAGATTCTCGCAGCAGTACACAACCCTGTGCTCCTTCCTGGTATTTTCTCCCATTGCCAAAAGCCGTCAGCATGCATTTTGCATCGGACAAGAACACCCCAACATATGGCCTGAAGCACAGTGTAGGCAACACTCAAGCACAGTGTAGACACACACGATGCTACCAGTACTACAGCACCCGTGAAACTGGTGCTCAGGATGGGATGTTGGCTTCCtgttaaagcaacaaaaacagtttaGTCATTCAAAACgttattatttttaactaaAAGTCTGTGCAACTTAGCAGTTCTGATCACCTTTCTTTGcaatttctcctttttcagAGCTAGATGTTTTTCAGCAATAGATCTTCCATTTATGACAATCATAACACTAACTTATTCTCTTATCTTATATTCTCAGAGATAAGTTGCAATGTTTATCAGATCAACTGTAAAAGCTATACTGCCAAATTGCCTTTCAAAAAAAGCCTGACAAGCATATTTATGGTTTTGATTTCCGTTACAATGGTCTGTGTATATCGATACAAATGTGAGTAAACTATTCTAAAACACAGGATTACAATGTCAATTTGCATACGAGTTTAGGAAGCAGGACAAACGTTACAGTAGTTCTTTAAAATGTCGATGAGAAGGGTAGGGAAATTGGATGCACTTACGGCAGAACAAGGGTGTTCTCAGATCCATAATAGTCATACAGGCAGGACTGCTGGGCATATGTCTCATCGTGGAGAATGGGCAGTTTGCGCAGGCTCTGTACAAATGCATTGGCTTTTGGTGCAAGCACTGTGGGTTAGACAAAAAGAGTAAAAGGTTATG
Encoded here:
- the aspg gene encoding 60 kDa lysophospholipase isoform X3; this translates as MADSSFNNITPLARALTQPELDLLEGNDISPTRGAPLQPWRRRKLSSRNSFESLESLSLHSAEARVLVINTGGTIGMTIHDNVLAPKANAFVQSLRKLPILHDETYAQQSCLYDYYGSENTLVLPKPTSHPEHQFHGVSKDRKRIVYTILEYNPLLDSSNMTTDDWGRIGKDIEKNYENYDGFVILHGTDTMAYTASALSFMCEHLGKPVILTGAQVPIYEMRNDGRGNLLGALMIAGQYVIPEVCLYFYNKLYRGNRVTKVDAGSFNAFSSPNLAPLATAEVDIAINWDTVWRANTTAKFQVSTELNRNVGLLRLFPGITAATVRAFLQPPMEGVVLESYGSGNAPDNRPDLLEELRKATDSGVIIINCTQCLRGTVSTSYATGKVLMDAGLITGGDMTPEAALSKLSYVLAKKDLDLEVKKKMMSQNLRGEMSADLAGAKLCLSDSRFIQVIAKTLSISCKEELEAIRDALSPPLACAAAKIGDIEALEALKEMGTNLCLGDYDGRTPLHIAACEGHLKLVQYLLSHGATVHAKDRYGDTPLSNAVSFRHKDVVKLLRKTGAHFSREELEEAGTELCSLAASGDLEGLEIWTLAGANLNAPGYDGQTAIQVAQAVGKKEVVEFVVQLMKKPKNEVIEFTAKPSGL